TGAGTTGGAAGGTAAAGGCTCAGTGTGAGAAACATTAACAGGAATATTTCTTTTCAGTTCCGAGAAAATGTCCAGGATGTGCTGCCTGCCCTGCCAAACCctgatgattattttcttcttcgcTGGCTCCGAGGTGAGGAAAGAGGTGGTGGGTGGGGTTGAAGATGGGGGACAGCAAGAGGACCTGGGTCTCCACAGCTCTGTAACAATCCATGGCTCTcaggctctcagaatctgaaggCAACAGCTTAAGTTTCACAAGTctaaggaaggggagaaagaagcagAGTCCGACCAAGCCCCCAGGGCCCTCCGTTGCTCTCACTAGAGGCAGGTAAGGCAGTCTTGTCCTAACTTTCTTTGCCTCTTCTTCCCTCAGCTAGGAACTTTGACCTACAGAAATCGGAGGCCATGCTCCGCAAGGTAAATACCATCCTGGAGATTTGGAGAAAGTATTCAAATGGGGGGAGGGAACAATCAGTGCCTCATACCCCAAACTCCATGTCCTGTTCAGCGTGATGGGCGCTTCACAGGGCCTAACCACCCTTTTCATCTGCAGTACATGGAGTTTCGGAAGACTATGGACATCGATCACATCCTTGACTGGCAGCCCCCAGAGGTGAGCCACACACCCCCAAACACCCCAGTCTCAATTTACATATCACCCAAGAAGTTGCTGGTCACTGGAGACcaggaaggaaaaacaacaagCAGAGGTGATGCCCTTAGAAGCCATTAGTCCCATGAAGCCTTTTCTGTAAGAATAAGAAATAATTCCTGTGTCAAGAGTTccagcagccaggcagtggtggtgcatgcctttaatcccagcagttgggaggcagaggcaggcagatttctgagttctaggccagcctggtctacagagtgacttccgggacagccagggctacacagagaaaccctgtctcaaaacaaaacaaaacaaaacaaaacaaacaaaaagagttccAGCATTGGCCAGGTGATGGTGACAGACACCCtcaatccaagcacttgggaggcagtggcaggcatatctctgagttcaaggccaacctggtctatagaacgagttctaggatagcctaggctacacagagaaaccttatcttgataaactaaagtattttaaaactcCCTGTATGAGTTTATTTAATCATCTGAACACTATAAGGCAGGTGTTATCATCCCTTTTGTCCAGTAAAAATATTCTAGCAATTGCCCAAAGTCCCACAGTCCCATTGTGAGTCTGGAGTTTGAACTTAGGCCTGTCTGGCCTCCCAAACTTGTATCTGGGCCACTATAACCTGTAAGTCCCTCTATGCTCCAACCCCAGAGTTTCAAAGTGTCCTGTCCAGGTGAAAAGCAACCGCTGGACAAGGGTCCACCACTGGTAAGGGTAGGACCAACACTGGGGTCACAGTAACATGATAATCATAGCTGTGGGCAGTATGTCATCGTTGCCAGCACTGTCTTGGAAGGCAAGCATCTGAACCATCCTATGCAAGAGGAGGTGGGATGGAGCTCCGTCACTTGCACAAGGACATGGAGCATGGCAACAGCAGTGCATCTATTTAAGTTATACCTACTGGCTTTCAGAATGACATTATCCATTActaaaccagtcacaaaagacaTTGCAGGCAGGACCAATGTGCCCTGAAGCCTGAATCCAGGCCTGGCTGATACTGGGCCTTTTGTATTCACAGCTGTGAACAAGGCCCTCCCTTGCAAGAGCCTCAGTCTTTTCACTTGGGACCAGGCAAGCCAATGTTTTATCCCATGACAGGAAATATAGAGACTTGGGTATGATAAGTTAGTCAGATCTGGGGACTCCTAGGGAGGTGTGTGATTCCAAGGGTCATGTATCTTTCTATGCCCAGGTGATCCAGAAGTACATGCCTGGAGGCCTGTGTGGCTATGACCGTGATGGCTGTCCTGTGTGGTATGACATCATTGGGCCACTGGACCCCAAAGGGCTGCTTTTCTCAGTCACCAAGCAGGACCTGTTGAAGACCAAGATGAGGGACTGTGAACGTATCCTGCACGAGTGTGACCTGCAGACAGAGCGGGTGAGGGTCTGACTCGGTGGGGTGAGTGACTAGAGGTAGGAGAGACTGCCATGGCCCATGGTCCCAAGAACACATCCATGTTCTCTCTACCATGGTCAGAGGGGTCTCTGGTCAAAAGCCCCCACTGCTTatcagctgtgtgacctcagaaAGTTCCTTACTTCTCTGAGCCTGTCTTCTCCCTGTTGACAGGGTAGTCTTCACTGAGTAAAGAGATGACAAGATAATCCTCAGCTGTTATGGGGTTACATCCTAATAAACCAtcctaagtttaaaaaaaaataccattagtTGGAGATACACTTAGAACACATAACCCACTCAGCATCATAGCTTAGCCTAGCCGGCCTCACATATGCACAGAGTACTTTACTAGTCTACAGCTGGACACTGGAAGACAGCATCCTCATGAAGATCACTagcccagaaaaaaattaaaattcaacattAAGTCTAAGGGTTTATGTGAACGTATGTTGCTTCACACCatcataaagtttaaaaaaatcattaagtccAACTATTGTCAGTGaaaggatggatagatggatgatgagAGGTGGATGATGGGTAGAAGGATGATggatgatgggtagatggatgatgggtagaaggatgatggatgatgggtagatggatgatgggtagatggatgatgggtagatggatgatgaGAGGTggatgatgggtagatggatgatgggtagatggatgaaggGTAGGTAGatcatggatagatggatgaaggGTAGGTggatgatgggtagatggatggtgggtagatggatgatgggtaggtggatgaaGGGTAGGTGGatgatgggtaggtggatggtgggtagatggatggtgggtaggtggatgaaGGGTAGGTggatgatgggtagatggatggtgggtagatggatgaagggtagatggatggtgggtagatggatgaaggGTAGGTggatgatgggtagatggatgNNNNNNNNNNNNNNNNNNNNNNNNNNNNNNNNNNNNNNNNNNNNNNNNNNNNNNNNNNNNNNNNNNNNNNNNNNNNNNNNNNNNNNNNNNNNNNNNNNNNNNNNNNNNNNNNNNNNNNNNNNNNNNNNNNNNNNNNNNNNNNNNNNNNNNNNNNNNNNNNNNNNNNNNNNNNNNNNNNNNNNNNNNNNNNNNNNNNNNNNNNNNNNNNNNNNNNNNNNNNNNNNNNNNNNNNNNNNNNNNNNNNNNNNNNNNNNNNNNNNNNNNNNNNNNNNNNNNNNNNNNNNNNNNNNNNNNNNNNNNNNNNNNNNNNNNNNNNNNNNNNNNNNNNNNNNNNNNNNNNNNNNNNNNNNNNNNNNNNNNNNNNNNNNNNNNNNNNNNNNNNNNNNNNNNNNNNNNNNNNNNNNNNNNNNNNNNNNNNNNNNNNNNNNNNNNNNNNNNNNNNNNNNNNNNNNNNNNNNNNNNNNNNNNNNNNNNNNNNNNNNNNNNNNNNNNNNNNNNNNNNNNNNNNNNNNNNNNNNNNNNNNNNNNNNNNNNNNNNNNNNNNNNNNNNNNNNNNNNNNNNNNNNNNNNNNNNNNNNNNNNNNNNNNNNNNNNNNNNNNNNNNNNNNNNNNNNNNNNNNNNNNNNNNNNNNNNNNNNNNNNNNNNNNNNNNNNNNNNNNNNNNNNNNNNNNNNNNNNNNNNNNNNNNNNNNNNNNNNNNNNNNNNNNNNNNNNNNNNNNNNNNNNNNNNNNNNNNNNNNNNNNNNNNNNNNNNNNNNNNNNNTggatgatgggtagatggatggtgggtagatggatgatgggtaggtggatgatgggtaggtggatgatgggtaggtggatggtgggtagatggatggtgggtagatggatgatgggtagatggatgaaggGTAGGTGgatggtgggtagatggatggtgggtagatggatgatgggtagatggatgatgggtaggtggatgatgggtaggtggatgatgggtagatggatggtgggtagatggatggtggGTAGGTGaatggtgggtagatggatggtgggtaggtggatggtgGGTAGATGtatggtgggtagatggatggtgggtagatggatggtgggtaggtggatgatgggtaggtggatgatgggtaggtggatggtgggtagatggatggtgggtagatggatggtgggtagatggatggtgggtagatggatggtgggtagatggatgatgggtaggtggatggtgggtagatggatggtgggtagatggatggtgggtagatggatggtgggtaggtgggtgatgggtagatggatggtgggtagatggatggtgggtagatggatggtgggtaggtggatggtgggtaggtggatgatgggtagatggatgaaggGTAGATGGATGAAGGGTAGGTggatgatgggtagatggatggtaGGTGgatggtgggtaggtggatgatgggtagatggatgaaggGTAGATGGATGAAGGGTAGGTggatgatgggtagatggatgatgggtagatggatggtgggtaggtggatggtgggtgggtggatgggggatgATGGGTAGATGAATGAGTGTGGAGATGTATTTGTTCTTGTCCACTTGCTACTCTGGGGATGGAGTGGAGGGTCGGAAGCATCCTGAAGAGTACTTGAGTTGCCAATTCCCAAGCCTATGCTTGACCCTGGGCATTGCTCCTTGCTCGTCCTCACAGCTGGGGAGGAAGATTGAAACCATTGTGATGATATTTGACTGTGAAGGTCTGGGACTGAAGCACTTCTGGAAGCCTCTGGTGGAAGTATACCAGGAGGTGAGGAGGCCCAGGGgtggacacactcacacacatgcatgcatacacacatatgtacatgcacatacgtgcacatgcatacaagttcacaccacatacacatacaacacacacatacacatgcacacacatgcacacactctcacacacacacacacaaacacacatgcacacacttgggTGACCAGCTTGGCCTGCTTTGCCCTTACAGTTCACTTAAAGCACAAATTAATAAAAGGTGGTTTCCTTCTTAGCCCCACCCTGAAAAGAAACCTTAATAAGTCTCCTGGAAAAAGCACAAGAGAGCACAGAGCCTGTTTCCACAAACAGTTCCAGCCCTGTCAGTCCCTTGTTCTGAGCTCTGGGCAAGTTATCTCCTGTCTGTCATCCCTACCCACCCTACACCCtccatgctaccatgcttctgcTTCCTCCACTCCAGCCTGGGGACAATTAGACCCAGGAGTGAGTCTGTAAAGCACATTCACAGAGCTGGGCAGAGTCTGAAGCCTGGCACACTGCAGTCACCATGGTTACCATCTGTTGTCAGAGTGGCTGTGTGGTTACTATGGACATTTGTTTCTAACCGTCTGAGGTGGATGCTGTCCCTCAGAGGCCAATGGAGGTGATATCTAAAAGGGTATTTCCTCTAAAACCTCCAGACAGGATACAGCAAAGGAGGGGGAGTGGAGAAGGTGTGGGCTCTGAGGGGCTCTCTTGCTTCCACAGTTCTTTGGCCTCCTTGAAGAGAATTACCCAGAGACCCTGAAATTCATGCTCATTGTAAAAGGTAAGCGAGGCGTGGCTCCCCATCCTGAGGCCTCTGCGCCCCTATCTTTCATGATGCTTGTCCTGGGGCAAACCATCTGGTGTCTGGCACAGAGGAAGGGCTCAGGAACTGCTAACATCTAGTTTCACTCCAAGAGAGGCAGCTCTAAACtcagccccccgccccccaccccccaaaacgtCTCTTCACTTCCCTAtggccatctttctttccttgggtTGTCTGTGGCCCTAagctgcccaggctgaccttgaacttactctgAAGCCCACATAAACTTGGCACTTGCaatgttcctgcctcagccttcagagtgTATGGAATTACAGAGCTATACAactatttattctctttttctttcttttctatttttaggggcactattttgtttttgtttgttgattgtttatttgttgagacagggtcttactatgtagctctggatacCCTAAAActtactatataaaccaggctggcctcaaactcacagagatctacctccccatccctcccaagtcctgggtctgaaggcatgtaccaccatacccagctcatCCTGCTTTTCTGAGCAAGGTATCTTCTCCTTGAAGGCCTCTGAGCCTATGCCTGTGGTTCATGTCCCTGGCCTGGCACAATTCTGGGGGCTCACTAATCATTCAAGTTGCTGTTGCTCAGGTACGTAGGTTGGTAGAAATGTGGCTTGTTTGGTAGTTGGTTAACTCATTGCTTGGCTGACAGTTTGTCTGAGTAGCTAAGTAACTGGGGATGGGTTGAAGGATTGACTCGGATGGCTGACTGGCTTTCAGCTTGGTTGGTTGTCTGGCTAGCATTTCGATGGCTGGCatcttggctggctggctggtttgtTCTGCAGCTGGATTTGCATGGTCAGCTGGTTATTTGGAGATTGACTCTTTGTCTGAATGGTTTGTAGCTGGATAGAGGAATGGATTAGCTACTTGGTTGGTGGCTGATTAATTTTCTGTCTGGCCAACTTGTTAAGTTTGGTGAATCATTAAATTGTTTGTTAGCAGGCTACCTAGTTTTTTGGCACTTGGCTGGATGTTGGTAGACTGGTTAGCTTATTGATTGGCTGATGAGGAGGCTGATGACTGGCTCACTTGTGCAGTGGGTAGGTGACTGATAGATGGCTAGTTAGTTGGCTGTTTCTTGGGTGTGGGTCTGAGGTGACCAGGTTCATTATGACTTCTGTATCACTGGCTCTGTCCATTGTGGAAATGTGGCCCAGTGGCTTGATCTCTCCCTGTATCTTTCCAGCCACGAAACTGTTCCCTGTGGGCTACAATCTCATGAAGCCATTCCTGAGTGAGGACACACGAAGGAAGATCGTAGTGTTGGGAAGTAGTAAGTCCTTCCAGAGCCCTGCTCCCAGGCTTCACACCGAGGCTGTAGAGTAAGGCTGGTCCATCCCCAGACTTCACACCTAACCTGTATAGTAAGGCTGATCCATCCCCAGGCTTCACACCTAACCTGTAGAGTAAGGCTGGTCCATCCCCAGACTTCACACCTAACCTGTAGAGTAAGGCTGGTCCATCCCCAGGCTTCACACCTAACCTGTAGAGTAAGGCTGGTCCATCCCCAGGCTTCACACCTANNNNNNNNNNNNNNNNNNNNNNNNNCTTCACACCTAACCTGTAGAGTAAGGCTGGTCCATCCCCAGGCTTCACACCTAACCTGTAGAGTAAGGCTGGTCCATCCCCAGGCTTCACACCTAGGCTGTAGAGTAAGGCTGATCCAACATCCCTTCCAGTGCTCAGCACATTGCCTGCAGCCATAGGCTCCTTCTCCATCTCATTACATAGAATGGAGACACTTCCTAAGCCCCATTCCCTGCCTTGGCCTCGGGGTGAGAAGCAAGGCCTCCCTGTCCCCTCACGTTTCAGCTCCACTGCTTCTCAACCTCGGCTTTTTGTGCCCTGGCTTTCTTCCTGCACTTGCAAACCCATTGCTTTTAATGGCAACTCTGACTGAAGAATGCCGTCTCAGGTGATCCTCTGacctacatgcacatgcacagatgtatgtttgtgttgcatgcacatgtgcacctgcacataaGCCATATGGACAATATAATTTGGTTTTATAAAACCAAATGTACTGGGCTAGAATGATGGCTCGGCTGCCACCAAGGTCGATGACCTGGGtgtccccagagcccacacagtACGAGGAAAAAATTGACacccacaagttatcctctgacctcccacATGTATGTTGTGATCTGTGATTACCCCACAGaccataaattaattttaaacataacaaaatgaaacatatatattaaacatagatttttagaaggaaatacaaacagaataaatcattttaaaggtattatttgtattttcctatttTCTCAATTTTGCATAAGTAAAAAGTGATaagaaaaatgtacttttaatttctctttttgttttgcattttaagaTGCAGTGGCCTCAATCtcatcatcctcctgcttcagtctcttgagtgctgaaaCTACTATCATTGTATGCCATTTCCCTGACAAGAGTTGTTTTTAAAAGTGGTAAAGTGGGTTGTGGGTATCTCAGTCACCAGGCATTTACCCAGAACATGTGaggccctgagatccatccatGGCAgtgtaagatagatagataggtagatatgcagatagatagatagatagatagatagatagatagatagatagatagatagatagacaaacagatacGATAAGATGAAGAaaactaattctctctctctctctttttcgagatagggtttctctgtatatccctggctgtcctggaactcactctgtagaccaggctgtcctcaaactcagaaatccgcctgcctctgcctcccaagtgctgggattaaaggcgtgtgccaccatgatcGGCAAGAAAACGAATTCTCAAACCCCATCAGTGAGCCAGTACTTGGAGGACAACCATCCCTCAAGCGGAGCATTCAGTTCCTCTAACTGTGGAGGAAAATCTTGAAACAGTGGCTGGGGTCTTATGTTCCTCACTTACTCTTCCTTCCCAACACCCCAGCTCCTACCTCTACCCATTTCCACTAAGAATAAGAGCTTGGTGGGTGAGAAAGCAGCCTGGCTGTGGGGAGGCACCAAATCCTGGAGCAATATGGACCCAAGTCCTTTGTTCCTCTGAGGCCAACAAGGCTCAGTAATTTGGCCCTAGTGTTCCAGGCACGGTGCTGTTTCCCACTTCCCACTGGAGGGAAGGACAATGCCACTGCCATAGGATTAATTAAGGTTAGCCGCAGGGCTAGGACCACAGCAAtcccccagcactcaggacccATAGAGGCTCACATTATACCTCACAGTTGTGATGGTGAAAGAGGCAGGTAATTCTCTAGACAGAGCTGCTCCCACCACAAGATCTGACTGAGTAATCTcaacaggtcctgagttcatggTGCTTTCAAGTCCCCTTGAGACATTCAAGCAACTCTTAGTTTTACACTCATGACTTGGAGACCTTCAAGGATGTCCAAACCCATCAGCCAAGGCCAAACATATTTCCATAGCAACTGCATGCTAGGAATACCATTTCCTACAGCCTGAGGTCTAGGTGACTTAGGAGTTCTCCCTGGCAGTCTAACTCCCTCAGTGTTTAGAGACACACGTTCAGGGTGTCCTGGTGGGTATAGGAGGCTGTCTGGTCCCTTCCAGATGTGATAACCATCATTGAATCTTCCTCCTCCCAGACAGCTGGAAGGAAGGCTTGCTGAAACTCATCAGTCCTGAGGAACTGCCTGCCCATTTTGGGGGGACTCTGACTGACCCAGATGGGAACCCCAAATGTTTAACCAAGGTACGCAGAGCCTGGGGCCAGGAAGGGATTGGAGGAGTATAGCTGGGTTCCTTTCCTACCCACCTATTCATTTTACAAACATCTCAAAATAGACCGCTGGGTATAGAGACCGAGTGTTGAACTAGGTGTGTCCAGGTTATCGGGACTTGATAATGAGAAGATGcgcagagaaaaatgaaatggagTTTTTGATTTGGAATTAAGCTGAAAGAGGCTTCCAGAAGATGTGATAGCCCTCTGAGAGCCAAGAAAAGGTTTGGGGAAGGGGAGTGAGAATCTTCCCAATAGCAAAAAACGTGTGTCTCCACAATCTATTATAGATCAACTACGGTGGGGAGATCCCCAAGTCCATGTATGTGCGAGACCAGGTGAAGACCCAGTATGAGCACTCAGTGCAGATTAGCCGTGGCTCCTCACATCAGGTGGAGTATGAGATCCTGTTTCCaggctgtgtcctcaggtaggaACAAATGGCCGCTCCTCCCACAGCAGGGCTCTGGCCCCTCAGGAGCCCATCACACTGAGCAGCAACCTGTCCTCTTCCAGGTGGCAGTTCTCATCTGACGGTGCAGACATTGGCTTTGGAGTTTTCCTCAAGACCAAGATGGGGGAGAggcagaaggctggagagatggtggagGTGCTAACCAGCCAGCGCTACAATGCCCACATGGTGCCCGAGGATGGGAGCCTCACCTGCGCAGAGGCTGGTGTCTGTAAGTCCACCCGAGCGCTGACTCTGGAGACAGGAACCACCTTCACAGGTTTAAAGGATTAACATGGGCAGTGGCCCCTTTCCCTAGACACACAGTCCAGGTTAAAACCCTCACTCATTCTCAAGTCATATTCATGAACACTTACTGTGTGCCAACAGTCAGACACAACAAGTCAGACACATGAACACTTACTGTGTGCCAACAGTCAGACACATGGACTCCAAAGAACTGAGGATGCTTGGATCACAGGACACAGGCATGGGACAATAGGGCAGGTGGCACTTTTCTCATGAGGTCGAGAGAAGTAAGCCAACTTACATGCAGCCTCAACGCTGAATGTCATATGACCCCATGACAGTCTGAATGTAGTTGCACAAATGCAAAACTGTACCCAATCTTGGAAGGACCATTGTTGGGGTCACCCATTGTCTGAGGATTAAAACCATTACCTCAGGCTTTGCCCAGCACCTACTTTGTCCAAGAGGACCAGGAAGCTTCTGCTGCTCTCAGTATAGGCTTCATTATGTGAGCATCCAGGTGTGAATGCACCTGAATTAACATCCattgttcttgtatctgttgacgTAACTATAGCCAGGCTGGGTGATTGTCAAGAAGAGGTAGagagatcccagcacttgggaggcagaggcaggcggatttctgagttcgaggccagcctggtctacaaagtgagtgccaggacagccagggctacacaNNNNNNNNNNNNNNNNNNNNNNNNNNNNNNNNNNNNNNNNNNNNNNNNNNNNNNNaaaaaaaaaaaaaaaaaagaagaggtaaAGAGTTTCTGTTTACAGGTCCTGCTCAGGGCAACAGGTCCCATGGGGAGGTAAAGGACCAGCTCGGCGAGCACAGCCAGTAGGAACTCACCTTTCCATCTGTCTCCTAGATGTCCTGCGCTTTGACAACACCTATAGCTTCGTCCACGCCAAGAAGGTCAGCTTCACGGTTGAAGTGCTTCTCCCAGACGAGGGCATGCAGAAGTACGATGAGGAGCTCACCCCTGTCTAGGTGGATCCCCAACTTCTCAGAGACCCCAaccctctgttttctctcttctctccttttattcCTAAATTGATCATTAGTCCGGCTTACTCTGTGACAGCAGTGAGCAGAGAGAGGTTGCCCGGAAGAGATTTATCTGCTGTAATCAAAACCTAAAGTTATGAAAGGTTGGAGGTATAAAGATtgcaaaagagaaagaaccaCGAAGGGAAGACAGGAGATGGGTGTCCTTGGGgcccaagaaaaggaaaatgactcTACTTGGCCTCATCTCTCCTAAGACGTTTGCACTTGAGTCCCTCCCCGTGAGCTGTGAGCATCTTGGGCTGAGATTATCAGAATCCTTTTTATTTCCATTCACTGTATAGTAGATGCTTACTGTATTTCTGTAAGTTAGACAGAGGACCAGAAGGCAGGGAGCACGAGGCTCACAGAAATTGTAAGAGAGACCAGGAAGCAGATTTCAGCACCCCGGACAGCGCCGCCCTTGCTGAAGACCCGTGCCATCCAATCTAAGTGGTTTCCTTTTGGGAGTCTCAGACACAAAAGCTCTATACCTCTGGCAGGAGGTGCCAGCTTCTGATTTTGCCTAACCCAGGGGCACATTATTCTCATAAtcacttccttccttttgaaCTCACGGCTCATATTTTAAGCCTTTTAAAGAACTTccccggggctggagagaggtcctgagttcaattccacatggtggctcacaaccatctgtgatggaatctgatgcctcctggttgcaggtgtacatgtagacagagcacaaaaataaatctttaaaaaaaaaaagtttaaaaaaaaaaggaatttcccCCAAAGCAAAGAAAGTCAATACCACCTCTCAGTGCTGCtaggtaaacaacaacaaaacaataatggCTACTGTTTGCTGAGGATTGTCACTGTTCCAAGAGCTTTACAAGGTTGGCTCATGCCATCCTCACACCACCACAATACACTTTATCAGAGCCACTTCATGAGTGAAGAAACCAAGCTCAGAGGCTAAGTAGCCACTCGGGGACATATAGTCTTAAGCAGCAGGTCTAGGACCTGAGGGCTTTGTTCTTTATTTAGTCAGAAGGCATTGCTCTAAATTGCTCCATAATGGCCCCTCATATGATCCTGCTCTGACAAGAAGATATGGAGTGCTTTCATTGCCCTGCATCTTTAAGTAGAGTTATTGGATACTCCCCATCCCTCTAAGCCCTTTttataaatagaagaaataatcCCCCAAATTGGGCAGCCCAGCTAGTGGAGACCCACAACGTGTGAGGAGGTTGTTCAAGAAGCCTCACAGAgaagccgggctgtggtggcacacgcctttagtcccagcactagggaggtagaggcaggcagatttctgagttcgaagccagcctggtctggttcctctcctgagttccaggacagccagggctatacagagaaaccctgtctcgaaagaagaagaagaagaagaagaagaagaagaagaagaagaagaagaagaagaagaagaagaagaagaagaagcctccCAGAGGGCTGGAAGGGCTTGTGCCCCTTGTCCTGTCCTCTGCTCACGCAGATATGAGAATGATCACCTGATGCTCTCCATGCCCCTGGAGACCTGGGACAAGGCAGACAGGACCAGGGTTCTAGCTTCTTTCTCAACCTCCTGACCCATGCTAGGTGCACAGACATTGGCTTGAGCCCCAGCCCCTGACACAACTCTTGCCAAGAGATGAGTAATTAGTCCATAGAATGAAAGGAGGCCAGAACCCGAGGGCTCTGCTGCTTCTATGAGATGCTCTGTGGAAACAAACTAAGAGCTGAGTGCAAAACCTGACACTCACCAAGATAACGTCATTCTGTGGCGGGGAGCAGAGTCATGCACAGACCTGTGCCCACA
Above is a genomic segment from Mus caroli chromosome 11, CAROLI_EIJ_v1.1, whole genome shotgun sequence containing:
- the Sec14l3 gene encoding SEC14-like protein 3 isoform X1; this translates as MSGRVGDLSPKQAETLAKFRENVQDVLPALPNPDDYFLLRWLRARNFDLQKSEAMLRKYMEFRKTMDIDHILDWQPPEVIQKYMPGGLCGYDRDGCPVWYDIIGPLDPKGLLFSVTKQDLLKTKMRDCERILHECDLQTERLGRKIETIVMIFDCEGLGLKHFWKPLVEVYQEFFGLLEENYPETLKFMLIVKATKLFPVGYNLMKPFLSEDTRRKIVVLGSNSWKEGLLKLISPEELPAHFGGTLTDPDGNPKCLTKINYGGEIPKSMYVRDQVKTQYEHSVQISRGSSHQVEYEILFPGCVLRWQFSSDGADIGFGVFLKTKMGERQKAGEMVEVLTSQRYNAHMVPEDGSLTCAEAGVYVLRFDNTYSFVHAKKVSFTVEVLLPDEGMQKYDEELTPV
- the Sec14l3 gene encoding SEC14-like protein 3 isoform X2 codes for the protein MSGRVGDLSPKQAETLAKFRENVQDVLPALPNPDDYFLLRWLRARNFDLQKSEAMLRKYMEFRKTMDIDHILDWQPPEVIQKYMPGGLCGYDRDGCPVWYDIIGPLDPKGLLFSVTKQDLLKTKMRDCERILHECDLQTERLGRKIETIVMIFDCEGLGLKHFWKPLVEVYQEFFGLLEENYPETLKFMLIVKATKLFPVGYNLMKPFLSEDTRRKIVVLGNSWKEGLLKLISPEELPAHFGGTLTDPDGNPKCLTKINYGGEIPKSMYVRDQVKTQYEHSVQISRGSSHQVEYEILFPGCVLRWQFSSDGADIGFGVFLKTKMGERQKAGEMVEVLTSQRYNAHMVPEDGSLTCAEAGVYVLRFDNTYSFVHAKKVSFTVEVLLPDEGMQKYDEELTPV
- the Sec14l3 gene encoding SEC14-like protein 3 isoform X4, yielding MSGRVGDLSPKQAETLAKFRENVQDVLPALPNPDDYFLLRWLRARNFDLQKSEAMLRKLGRKIETIVMIFDCEGLGLKHFWKPLVEVYQEFFGLLEENYPETLKFMLIVKATKLFPVGYNLMKPFLSEDTRRKIVVLGNSWKEGLLKLISPEELPAHFGGTLTDPDGNPKCLTKINYGGEIPKSMYVRDQVKTQYEHSVQISRGSSHQVEYEILFPGCVLRWQFSSDGADIGFGVFLKTKMGERQKAGEMVEVLTSQRYNAHMVPEDGSLTCAEAGVYVLRFDNTYSFVHAKKVSFTVEVLLPDEGMQKYDEELTPV
- the Sec14l3 gene encoding SEC14-like protein 3 isoform X3, giving the protein MEFRKTMDIDHILDWQPPEVIQKYMPGGLCGYDRDGCPVWYDIIGPLDPKGLLFSVTKQDLLKTKMRDCERILHECDLQTERLGRKIETIVMIFDCEGLGLKHFWKPLVEVYQEFFGLLEENYPETLKFMLIVKATKLFPVGYNLMKPFLSEDTRRKIVVLGSNSWKEGLLKLISPEELPAHFGGTLTDPDGNPKCLTKINYGGEIPKSMYVRDQVKTQYEHSVQISRGSSHQVEYEILFPGCVLRWQFSSDGADIGFGVFLKTKMGERQKAGEMVEVLTSQRYNAHMVPEDGSLTCAEAGVYVLRFDNTYSFVHAKKVSFTVEVLLPDEGMQKYDEELTPV